One window of the Perca flavescens isolate YP-PL-M2 chromosome 5, PFLA_1.0, whole genome shotgun sequence genome contains the following:
- the prdm12b gene encoding PR domain zinc finger protein 12, with translation MGSVLPGSSLGLKSGFKPHQPLSLADIITSDILHSFLYGRWRHVLGEQHHHLPHQHHLQHEDRTTPSASPKTAFTAEVLAQSFSGEVQKLSSLVLPSEVIIAQSSVPGEGLGIFSKTWIKAGTEMGPFTGRLISPEHIDLYKNNNLMWEVFNEDGTVRYFIDASQEDQRSWMTYIKCARNEQEQNLEVVQIGSSIFYKAVETIPPDQELLVWYGNSHNTFLGIPGIPGGDEEQSKKTKTDEFHTCEGSSSSSSSSSSSSSSSSSSSLGRMRCVICHRGFNSRSNLRSHMRIHTLDKPFVCRFCNRRFSQSSTLRNHVRLHTGERPYKCHVCQSAYSQLAGLRAHQKSARHRPTGDAGAAVGSVVLHAAHATHPPQLTTIPHPASLVHHVPTMVL, from the exons ATGGGCTCTGTGTTGCCCGGCTCCTCGCTGGGCCTGAAGTCGGGCTTCAAGCCGCACCAGCCGCTCTCCCTGGCGGACATCATCACCTCGGACATCCTGCACAGCTTCCTGTACGGCCGCTGGAGGCACGTACTAGGCGAGCAGCACcaccacctcccgcaccagcaTCACCTGCAGCACGAGGACCGCACCACCCCGAGCGCGAGCCCCAAGACCGCGTTCACCGCGGAGGTGCTCGCTCAGTCCTTCTCCGGAG aGGTCCAGAAGTTGTCCAGTCTGGTTTTACCCAGTGAGGTGATCATCGCTCAGAGTTCAGTCCCAG GAGAAGGTTTGGGTATTTTCTCTAAAACATGGattaaagctggaacagagaTGGGACCTTTCACCGGACGCCTCATCTCACCTGAACACATCGACCTTTACAAGAACAACAACCTCATGTGGGAG gTGTTTAACGAGGACGGGACGGTCAGGTATTTCATCGATGCGAGTCAGGAGGACCAGAGGAGCTGGATGACTTACATTAAGTGTGCGAGGAACGAGCAGGAGCAGAACCTGGAGGTGGTTCAGATTGGCAGCAGCATCTTCTACAAGGCTGTAGAG ACAATCCCTCCGGATCAGGAGCTGCTGGTCTGGTACGGAAACTCCCACAACACCTTCTTGGGAATCCCTGGAATTCCTGGAGGAGACGAAGAACAGAGCAAGAAGACCAAAACCG atgAGTTCCACACCTGTGAaggttcctcctcctcctcctcttcttcttcctcctcttcctcctcctcctcctcctccagtctGGGCCGCATGCGTTGCGTCATCTGCCACCGAGGCTTCAACTCCCGCAGCAACCTGCGCTCCCACATGCGCATCCACACGCTGGACAAACCGTTTGTCTGCCGCTTCTGCAACCGCCGGTTCAGCCAGTCATCCACGCTGAGAAACCATGTCCGGCTGCACACCGGTGAACGCCCGTACAAGTGCCACGTCTGCCAGTCGGCGTACTCGCAGCTGGCCGGCCTGAGGGCGCACCAGAAGAGTGCCAGGCACCGGCCCACAGGAGACGCCGGCGCTGCGGTAGGAAGCGTGGTGCTGCACGCTGCTCACGCAACTCACCCACCGCAGCTGACCACCATTCCTCATCCAGCATCACTGGTTCACCATGTACCCACCATGGTGCTGTGA